In Liquorilactobacillus nagelii DSM 13675, the following proteins share a genomic window:
- a CDS encoding YjzD family protein, producing the protein MAKQLIILFWGFIYGEVIGYIGAALTGVTFSPLADGLTAMVIGWITINLLTLFIKDPTTNK; encoded by the coding sequence ATGGCAAAGCAATTAATTATTTTGTTTTGGGGCTTCATTTATGGTGAAGTGATCGGTTATATCGGTGCCGCCTTAACTGGGGTGACATTTTCACCATTAGCTGATGGCTTAACTGCAATGGTCATTGGTTGGATCACCATCAACTTGTTAACGTTGTTTATTAAAGATCCAACAACTAATAAATAA
- the clpB gene encoding ATP-dependent chaperone ClpB yields MQENQMTTAVQEALAQAQQIAQTRHHQEIDLPHLFKFLIQSGEFGAELLQQAGVDLTGFEKELDRQLDGIAVVEGSVQYGQTLSQPMYRLLAEADQLRKQQDDEYIALDTIFLALLKLTANPVALYLKKQGLTFAKLAAVVKKLRGGERVTSKNQETQYKALEKYGIDLVKQVRDNQVDPIIGRDDEIRDVIRILSRKTKNNPILIGEPGVGKTAIVEGLAQRIVRRDVPDNLKDKTIFSLDMGSLIAGAKYRGEFEERLKAVLKAVKKSEGKILLFIDEVHNIVGAGKTEGSMDAGNLLKPMLARGELHLIGATTLDEYRESVEKDKALARRFQRVMVHEPSVEDTISILRGLKERFEIHHGVRIHDNALVAAATLSNRYVTDRFLPDKAIDLIDEACATIRVEMNSMPTELDEATRQLMRQEVEEAALKKETDTASKKRLGELQTDLAEMREKVNTLKMRWENEKEDIKKLSDKKGELDQARHELEEAENNYDLEKAAKLQHGTIPQLEKQLQDLEAEKRPDNWLVEESVTENEIAQVVSRTTGIPVAKLVQGERQKLLQLPQALHQRVIGQDEAVDAVANAVLRARAGLQDPNQPLGTFLFLGPTGVGKTELAKALAENLFDSEKHMVRIDMSEYMEKQSVSRLVGAAPGYIGYEEGGQLTEAVRRNPYTIVLLDEVEKAHPDVFNVLLQVFDDGRLTDGQGRTVDFKNTIIIMTSNLGSSILLDKVKEGSISPEIKQAVMQLAQSHFKPEFLNRIDDIIMFTPLNLTAIEKIVDKFIQQLSHRLADQEIQLQISAAARKYLARQGYDPAYGARPLQRYITEYVETPLAKQIIAGKVMPHSTVTVDLGQQENLVFAAQENPAEN; encoded by the coding sequence ATGCAGGAAAATCAAATGACAACAGCTGTTCAAGAAGCCTTGGCTCAGGCTCAGCAAATAGCTCAAACTCGGCATCATCAAGAAATCGATTTGCCACACTTGTTTAAATTCTTGATTCAGTCTGGTGAATTTGGGGCTGAACTGTTGCAACAAGCTGGGGTCGACTTAACAGGTTTTGAGAAAGAACTTGACCGTCAGTTAGATGGTATCGCAGTTGTTGAGGGTAGTGTTCAGTATGGTCAAACACTTAGTCAGCCAATGTATCGTCTATTGGCTGAAGCTGATCAGTTACGTAAGCAGCAAGATGATGAATATATAGCTTTGGATACAATTTTCTTGGCGCTTCTAAAATTAACAGCCAATCCAGTAGCTCTTTATTTAAAAAAACAGGGGTTGACTTTCGCTAAATTAGCAGCAGTTGTTAAAAAATTACGAGGGGGAGAAAGAGTGACTTCCAAAAATCAAGAAACACAATATAAAGCACTTGAAAAATATGGAATTGATCTAGTTAAACAAGTTCGTGATAATCAAGTTGATCCGATTATTGGCCGGGATGATGAGATTCGTGACGTTATTCGGATTCTTTCCCGTAAAACAAAAAACAATCCAATTTTAATCGGCGAACCTGGTGTCGGGAAAACGGCGATTGTTGAGGGCTTGGCGCAACGAATTGTACGGCGGGATGTTCCAGATAATTTGAAAGATAAAACTATCTTTTCTTTGGATATGGGTTCCTTGATTGCTGGTGCAAAATATCGAGGAGAGTTTGAGGAACGGTTAAAAGCGGTTTTAAAAGCTGTAAAGAAAAGTGAAGGCAAAATTTTACTTTTTATTGATGAAGTTCATAATATTGTGGGTGCTGGCAAAACAGAAGGTAGTATGGATGCTGGCAATTTATTAAAACCAATGCTTGCTCGAGGAGAATTGCATTTGATTGGTGCAACGACGCTTGATGAATATCGGGAATCAGTCGAAAAAGATAAGGCTTTGGCACGACGTTTCCAACGAGTAATGGTGCATGAACCAAGTGTTGAGGATACAATTTCCATTTTGCGGGGACTCAAAGAACGTTTTGAAATTCATCATGGTGTTCGGATTCATGACAATGCATTGGTAGCAGCAGCAACGTTATCTAATCGTTATGTTACAGATCGTTTTTTGCCAGACAAAGCAATCGATTTAATTGATGAAGCCTGTGCAACCATTCGGGTAGAAATGAATTCCATGCCGACAGAACTAGATGAAGCGACTCGGCAATTAATGCGGCAGGAAGTTGAAGAGGCAGCTTTGAAGAAAGAAACGGATACTGCTTCAAAAAAACGGCTTGGTGAGTTGCAGACTGATTTGGCAGAAATGCGTGAAAAAGTTAATACTTTAAAAATGCGCTGGGAAAATGAAAAAGAGGATATAAAGAAACTTAGTGATAAAAAAGGTGAATTAGATCAGGCAAGGCATGAATTAGAAGAAGCCGAAAATAATTATGATTTGGAAAAAGCAGCTAAACTACAACACGGAACAATTCCGCAGTTAGAAAAGCAACTGCAAGACTTAGAGGCAGAAAAGCGGCCGGACAATTGGTTGGTTGAAGAATCAGTTACTGAAAACGAAATTGCCCAAGTAGTTAGTCGAACAACTGGAATTCCGGTGGCTAAGTTAGTTCAAGGCGAACGGCAAAAATTACTGCAATTACCGCAAGCTTTACATCAACGAGTTATTGGTCAAGATGAAGCCGTCGATGCAGTAGCCAATGCAGTATTACGTGCTCGAGCGGGGTTACAGGATCCTAACCAGCCACTAGGAACATTTTTGTTTTTGGGACCAACTGGAGTCGGCAAGACTGAATTAGCTAAAGCTCTAGCAGAAAACTTATTTGATTCGGAAAAACACATGGTACGAATTGATATGAGCGAATATATGGAAAAACAATCTGTTTCTCGCTTGGTGGGTGCGGCACCTGGTTACATTGGCTACGAAGAAGGTGGTCAGTTAACTGAGGCTGTTCGGCGTAATCCGTATACAATTGTTTTGTTAGATGAAGTTGAAAAAGCTCATCCAGATGTCTTTAATGTGTTACTGCAAGTATTTGATGATGGTCGTTTAACGGATGGTCAGGGGCGAACAGTTGACTTTAAAAACACAATTATCATTATGACTTCTAATCTAGGTTCAAGTATTTTATTAGATAAAGTCAAAGAAGGATCAATTTCTCCTGAGATTAAGCAAGCAGTTATGCAACTGGCTCAGTCTCATTTTAAACCAGAATTTTTGAATCGAATTGATGACATTATTATGTTTACGCCGTTAAATTTAACAGCAATTGAGAAGATTGTTGATAAGTTTATTCAACAATTATCACATCGTCTAGCAGACCAAGAGATTCAACTGCAAATTTCAGCAGCTGCTCGTAAATACTTGGCAAGGCAAGGATATGATCCGGCATATGGTGCACGCCCATTACAACGATATATTACCGAGTATGTCGAAACACCACTCGCTAAACAAATAATAGCTGGTAAAGTCATGCCACATTCAACGGTGACAGTTGATTTGGGTCAGCAAGAGAACTTGGTTTTCGCAGCTCAAGAGAATCCAGCAGAAAATTAA